The Macaca nemestrina isolate mMacNem1 chromosome 6, mMacNem.hap1, whole genome shotgun sequence genome window below encodes:
- the LOC105464574 gene encoding solute carrier family 12 member 7 isoform X4 codes for MPGSTPGDGNPRENSPFLNNVEAEQESFFEGKNMALFEEEMDSNPMVSSLLNKLANYTNLSQGVVEHEEDEESRRREAKAPRMGTFIGVYLPCLQNILGVILFLRLTWIVGVAGVLESFLIVAMCCTCTMLTAISMSAIATNGVVPAGGSYYMISRSLGPEFGGAVGLCFYLGTTFAGAMYILGTIEILLTYISPGAAIFQAEAAGGEAAAMLHNMRVYGTCTLVLMALVVFVGVKYVNKLALVFLACVVLSILAIYAGVIKSAFDPPDIPVCLLGNRTLSRRSFGACVKAYVTDNNSAASALWGLFCNGSQPGATCDEYFIQNNVTEIQGIPGAASGVFLENLWSTYAHAGAFVEKKGVPSVPVAEESRASTLPYVLTDIAASFTLLVGIYFPSVTGIMAGSNRSGDLKDAQKSIPTGTILAIVTTSFIYLSCIVLFGACIEGVVLRDKFGEALQGNLVIGMLAWPSPWVIVIGSFFSTCGAGLQSLTGAPRLLQAIARDGIIPFLRVFGHGKANGEPTWALLLTVLICETGILIASLDSVAPILSMFFLMCYLFVNLACAVQTLLRTPNWRPRFKFYHWTLSFLGMSLCLALMFICSWYYALSAMLIAGCIYKYIEYRGAEKEWGDGIRGLSLNAARYALLRVEHGPPHTKNWRPQVLVMLNLDAEQAVKHPRLLSFTSQLKAGKGLTIVGSVLEGTYLDKHTEAQRAEENIRSLMSAEKAKGFCQLVVSSSLRDGMSHLIQSAGLGGLKHNTVLMAWPASWKQEDNPFSWKNFVDTVRDTTTAHQALLVAKNVDSFPQNQERFSGGCIDVWWIVHDGGMLMLLPFLLRQHKVWRKCRMRIFTVAQVDDNSIQMKKDLQMFLYHLRISAEVEVVEMVENDISAFTYERTLMMEQRSQMLKQMQLSKNEREREAQLIHDRNSASHTAAAARTQAPPTPDKVQMTWTREKLIAEKYRNRDTSLSGFKDLFSMKPDQSNVRRMHTAVKLNGVVLNKSQDAQLVLLNMPGPPKNRQGDENYMEFLEVLTEGLNRVLLVRGGGREVITIYS; via the exons GAGATGGAAATCCAAGAGAAAACAGCCCATTCCTCAACAATGTTGAGGCGGAACAGGAGAGTTTCTTTGAAGGGAAGAACATGGCACTTTTCGAG GAGGAGATGGACAGCAACCCCATGGTGTCCTCACTGCTCAACAAGCTGGCCAACTACACCAACCTGAGCCAGGGCGTGGTGGAGCATGAGGAGGACGAGGAGAGCCGGCGGCGCGAGGCCAAG GCTCCGCGCATGGGCACCTTCATTGGCGTCTACCTGCCGTGCCTGCAGAACATCCTGGGCGTCATCCTCTTCCTGCGCCTGACGTGGATCGTGGGGGTGGCTGGTGTCCTGGAGTCCTTCCTCATCGTGGCCATGTGCTGCACCTGC ACAATGCTGACCGCCATTTCCATGAGTGCGATCGCTACCAACGGCGTGGTGCCAG CTGGCGGCTCCTACTACATGATATCGCGCTCGCTGGGACCCGAGTTCGGAGGCGCTGTCGGCCTCTGCTTCTACCTGGGCACGACGTTCGCAGGGGCCATGTATATTCTGGGGACCATCGAGATCCTTCTG ACATACATCTCCCCGGGTGCGGCCATCTTCCAGGCAGAGGCTGCGGGTGGCGAGGCGGCCGCCATGCTGCACAACATGCGTGTGTATGGCACGTGCACGCTGGTGCTCATGGCCCTGGTGGTCTTCGTGGGCGTCAAGTACGTCAACAAGCTGGCGCTGGTCTTCCTGGCCTGCGTCGTGCTGTCCATCCTGGCCATCTACGCCGGCGTCATCAAGTCTGCCTTCGACCCCCCGGACATCCC ggtctgcctcctggggaacCGCACGCTGTCTCGGCGCAGCTTTGGTGCCTGCGTCAAGGCCTACGTCACCGACAACAACTCAGCCGCCTCTGCACTCTGGGGCCTCTTCTGTAACGGCTCCCAGCCCGGCGCCACGTGTGACGAGTACTTCATCCAGAACAATGTCACCGAAATCCAGGGCATCCCGGGCGCGGCCAGCGGCGTCTTCCTGG AGAACCTGTGGAGTACGTACGCGCACGCAGGGGCGTTTGTGGAGAAGAAAGGTGTGCCCTCGGTGCCTGTGGCAGAGGAGAGCCGCGCCAGCACGCTGCCCTACGTGCTCACCGACATTGCGGCCTCCTTTACCCTCCTGGTTGGCATCTACTTCCCCTCCGTGACCG GTATCATGGCGGGTTCAAACCGGTCCGGGGACCTCAAGGATGCGCAGAAGTCCATCCCCAcggggaccatcctggccatagTGACCACGTCTTTCATCT ATCTCTCCTGCATTGTGCTGTTTGGGGCCTGCATCGAAGGTGTGGTCTTACGAGATAA GTTCGGGGAGGCCCTGCAGGGGAACCTGGTCATCGGCATGCTGGCCTGGCCCTCCCCCTGGGTCATCGTCATCGGCTCCTTCTTCTCCACCTGCGGCGCCGGCCTGCAGAGCCTCACGGGGGCACCGCGCCTGCTGCAGGCCATTGCCCGTGATGGCATCATCCCCTTCCTGCGG GTGTTTGGCCACGGGAAGGCCAACGGGGAGCCCACGTGGGCGTTGTTGCTGACGGTCCTCATCTGTGAGACTGGCATCCTTATTGCCTCCCTGGACAGCGTGGCCCCGATCCTCTCCAT GTTCTTCCTCATGTGCTACCTGTTCGTGAACCTGGCCTGCGCCGTGCAGACCCTGCTACGTACCCCCAACTGGCGTCCACGCTTCAAGTTCTACCACTG GACCCTGTCCTTCCTGGGCATGAGCCTGTGCCTGGCACTGATGTTCATCTGCTCCTGGTACTATGCGCTGTCCGCCATGCTCATCGCTGGCTGCATCTACAAGTACATCGAGTACCGCGG TGCCGAGAAGGAGTGGGGCGACGGCATCCGCGGCCTGTCCCTGAACGCTGCCCGCTATGCCCTGCTGCGTGTGGAGCACGGGCCTCCCCACACCAAGAACTGGAG gccccaggtgctggtgatgCTGAACCTGGACGCAGAGCAGGCTGTGAAGCACCCCCGCCTGCTGTCCTTCACATCTCAGCTGAAGGCCGGCAAGGGCCTGACCATCGTGGGCTCGGTGCTGGAGGGGACGTACCTGGACAAGCACACAGAGGCACAGCGGGCCgaggag AACATTCGGTCCCTGATGAGTGCAGAGAAGGCCAAGGGTTTCTGCCAGCTGGTGGTCTCGTCCAGCCTGCGGGACGGCATGTCCCACCTGATCCAGTCGGCCGGCCTGGGCGGCCTGAAGCACAACACAGTGCTCATGGCCTGGCCTGCGTCCTGGAAGCAGGAGGACAACCCCTTCTCCTGGAAGAACTTCGTGG ACACCGTCCGCGACACCACCACCGCGCACCAGGCTCTGCTGGTGGCCAAGAACGTCGACTCGTTTCCGCAAAACCAGGAGCGCTTCAGCGGGGGCTGCATCGACGTGTGGTGGATCGTGCACGACGGCGGCATGCTCATGCTGCTGCCCTTCCTGCTGCGCCAGCACAAG GTGTGGAGGAAGTGCCGGATGCGCATCTTCACCGTGGCCCAGGTGGACGACAACAGCATCCAGATGAAGAAAGACCTGCAGATGTTCCTGTACCACCTGCGCATCAGCGCcgaggtggaggtggtggagaTG GTTGAAAACGACATTTCTGCTTTCACCTACGAGAGGACACTCATGATGGAGCAGAGGTCACAGATGCTGAAGCAGATGCAGCTGTCCAAGAACGAGCGGGAGCGAGAG gcccagctgatcCACGACAGGAACAGTGCGTCCCACACCGCAGCAGCGGCCAGGACCCAAGCGCCGCCTACGCCAGACAAGGTGCAGATGACCTGGACCAGGGAGAAGCTGATTGCCGAGAAGTACAGGAACAGAGACACCAGCCTGTCTGGGTTCAAAGACCTCTTCAGCATGAAGCC GGACCAGTCCAATGTCAGGCGGATGCACACGGCTGTGAAGCTCAATGGCGTCGTCCTCAACAAGTCCCAGGACGCACAACTGGTCCTGCTCAACATGCCAGGGCCCCCCAAAAACCGGCAGGGAGACGAGAACT ACATGGAGTTTCTTGAGGTCCTGACCGAGGGGCTGAACAGAGTCCTCCTGGTCAGGGGTGGCGGCCGGGAGGTGATCACCATCTACTCCTAA
- the LOC105464574 gene encoding solute carrier family 12 member 7 isoform X3: MTGGPPGDGNPRENSPFLNNVEAEQESFFEGKNMALFEEEMDSNPMVSSLLNKLANYTNLSQGVVEHEEDEESRRREAKAPRMGTFIGVYLPCLQNILGVILFLRLTWIVGVAGVLESFLIVAMCCTCTMLTAISMSAIATNGVVPAGGSYYMISRSLGPEFGGAVGLCFYLGTTFAGAMYILGTIEILLTYISPGAAIFQAEAAGGEAAAMLHNMRVYGTCTLVLMALVVFVGVKYVNKLALVFLACVVLSILAIYAGVIKSAFDPPDIPVCLLGNRTLSRRSFGACVKAYVTDNNSAASALWGLFCNGSQPGATCDEYFIQNNVTEIQGIPGAASGVFLENLWSTYAHAGAFVEKKGVPSVPVAEESRASTLPYVLTDIAASFTLLVGIYFPSVTGIMAGSNRSGDLKDAQKSIPTGTILAIVTTSFIYLSCIVLFGACIEGVVLRDKFGEALQGNLVIGMLAWPSPWVIVIGSFFSTCGAGLQSLTGAPRLLQAIARDGIIPFLRVFGHGKANGEPTWALLLTVLICETGILIASLDSVAPILSMFFLMCYLFVNLACAVQTLLRTPNWRPRFKFYHWTLSFLGMSLCLALMFICSWYYALSAMLIAGCIYKYIEYRGAEKEWGDGIRGLSLNAARYALLRVEHGPPHTKNWRPQVLVMLNLDAEQAVKHPRLLSFTSQLKAGKGLTIVGSVLEGTYLDKHTEAQRAEENIRSLMSAEKAKGFCQLVVSSSLRDGMSHLIQSAGLGGLKHNTVLMAWPASWKQEDNPFSWKNFVDTVRDTTTAHQALLVAKNVDSFPQNQERFSGGCIDVWWIVHDGGMLMLLPFLLRQHKVWRKCRMRIFTVAQVDDNSIQMKKDLQMFLYHLRISAEVEVVEMVENDISAFTYERTLMMEQRSQMLKQMQLSKNEREREAQLIHDRNSASHTAAAARTQAPPTPDKVQMTWTREKLIAEKYRNRDTSLSGFKDLFSMKPDQSNVRRMHTAVKLNGVVLNKSQDAQLVLLNMPGPPKNRQGDENYMEFLEVLTEGLNRVLLVRGGGREVITIYS, translated from the exons GAGATGGAAATCCAAGAGAAAACAGCCCATTCCTCAACAATGTTGAGGCGGAACAGGAGAGTTTCTTTGAAGGGAAGAACATGGCACTTTTCGAG GAGGAGATGGACAGCAACCCCATGGTGTCCTCACTGCTCAACAAGCTGGCCAACTACACCAACCTGAGCCAGGGCGTGGTGGAGCATGAGGAGGACGAGGAGAGCCGGCGGCGCGAGGCCAAG GCTCCGCGCATGGGCACCTTCATTGGCGTCTACCTGCCGTGCCTGCAGAACATCCTGGGCGTCATCCTCTTCCTGCGCCTGACGTGGATCGTGGGGGTGGCTGGTGTCCTGGAGTCCTTCCTCATCGTGGCCATGTGCTGCACCTGC ACAATGCTGACCGCCATTTCCATGAGTGCGATCGCTACCAACGGCGTGGTGCCAG CTGGCGGCTCCTACTACATGATATCGCGCTCGCTGGGACCCGAGTTCGGAGGCGCTGTCGGCCTCTGCTTCTACCTGGGCACGACGTTCGCAGGGGCCATGTATATTCTGGGGACCATCGAGATCCTTCTG ACATACATCTCCCCGGGTGCGGCCATCTTCCAGGCAGAGGCTGCGGGTGGCGAGGCGGCCGCCATGCTGCACAACATGCGTGTGTATGGCACGTGCACGCTGGTGCTCATGGCCCTGGTGGTCTTCGTGGGCGTCAAGTACGTCAACAAGCTGGCGCTGGTCTTCCTGGCCTGCGTCGTGCTGTCCATCCTGGCCATCTACGCCGGCGTCATCAAGTCTGCCTTCGACCCCCCGGACATCCC ggtctgcctcctggggaacCGCACGCTGTCTCGGCGCAGCTTTGGTGCCTGCGTCAAGGCCTACGTCACCGACAACAACTCAGCCGCCTCTGCACTCTGGGGCCTCTTCTGTAACGGCTCCCAGCCCGGCGCCACGTGTGACGAGTACTTCATCCAGAACAATGTCACCGAAATCCAGGGCATCCCGGGCGCGGCCAGCGGCGTCTTCCTGG AGAACCTGTGGAGTACGTACGCGCACGCAGGGGCGTTTGTGGAGAAGAAAGGTGTGCCCTCGGTGCCTGTGGCAGAGGAGAGCCGCGCCAGCACGCTGCCCTACGTGCTCACCGACATTGCGGCCTCCTTTACCCTCCTGGTTGGCATCTACTTCCCCTCCGTGACCG GTATCATGGCGGGTTCAAACCGGTCCGGGGACCTCAAGGATGCGCAGAAGTCCATCCCCAcggggaccatcctggccatagTGACCACGTCTTTCATCT ATCTCTCCTGCATTGTGCTGTTTGGGGCCTGCATCGAAGGTGTGGTCTTACGAGATAA GTTCGGGGAGGCCCTGCAGGGGAACCTGGTCATCGGCATGCTGGCCTGGCCCTCCCCCTGGGTCATCGTCATCGGCTCCTTCTTCTCCACCTGCGGCGCCGGCCTGCAGAGCCTCACGGGGGCACCGCGCCTGCTGCAGGCCATTGCCCGTGATGGCATCATCCCCTTCCTGCGG GTGTTTGGCCACGGGAAGGCCAACGGGGAGCCCACGTGGGCGTTGTTGCTGACGGTCCTCATCTGTGAGACTGGCATCCTTATTGCCTCCCTGGACAGCGTGGCCCCGATCCTCTCCAT GTTCTTCCTCATGTGCTACCTGTTCGTGAACCTGGCCTGCGCCGTGCAGACCCTGCTACGTACCCCCAACTGGCGTCCACGCTTCAAGTTCTACCACTG GACCCTGTCCTTCCTGGGCATGAGCCTGTGCCTGGCACTGATGTTCATCTGCTCCTGGTACTATGCGCTGTCCGCCATGCTCATCGCTGGCTGCATCTACAAGTACATCGAGTACCGCGG TGCCGAGAAGGAGTGGGGCGACGGCATCCGCGGCCTGTCCCTGAACGCTGCCCGCTATGCCCTGCTGCGTGTGGAGCACGGGCCTCCCCACACCAAGAACTGGAG gccccaggtgctggtgatgCTGAACCTGGACGCAGAGCAGGCTGTGAAGCACCCCCGCCTGCTGTCCTTCACATCTCAGCTGAAGGCCGGCAAGGGCCTGACCATCGTGGGCTCGGTGCTGGAGGGGACGTACCTGGACAAGCACACAGAGGCACAGCGGGCCgaggag AACATTCGGTCCCTGATGAGTGCAGAGAAGGCCAAGGGTTTCTGCCAGCTGGTGGTCTCGTCCAGCCTGCGGGACGGCATGTCCCACCTGATCCAGTCGGCCGGCCTGGGCGGCCTGAAGCACAACACAGTGCTCATGGCCTGGCCTGCGTCCTGGAAGCAGGAGGACAACCCCTTCTCCTGGAAGAACTTCGTGG ACACCGTCCGCGACACCACCACCGCGCACCAGGCTCTGCTGGTGGCCAAGAACGTCGACTCGTTTCCGCAAAACCAGGAGCGCTTCAGCGGGGGCTGCATCGACGTGTGGTGGATCGTGCACGACGGCGGCATGCTCATGCTGCTGCCCTTCCTGCTGCGCCAGCACAAG GTGTGGAGGAAGTGCCGGATGCGCATCTTCACCGTGGCCCAGGTGGACGACAACAGCATCCAGATGAAGAAAGACCTGCAGATGTTCCTGTACCACCTGCGCATCAGCGCcgaggtggaggtggtggagaTG GTTGAAAACGACATTTCTGCTTTCACCTACGAGAGGACACTCATGATGGAGCAGAGGTCACAGATGCTGAAGCAGATGCAGCTGTCCAAGAACGAGCGGGAGCGAGAG gcccagctgatcCACGACAGGAACAGTGCGTCCCACACCGCAGCAGCGGCCAGGACCCAAGCGCCGCCTACGCCAGACAAGGTGCAGATGACCTGGACCAGGGAGAAGCTGATTGCCGAGAAGTACAGGAACAGAGACACCAGCCTGTCTGGGTTCAAAGACCTCTTCAGCATGAAGCC GGACCAGTCCAATGTCAGGCGGATGCACACGGCTGTGAAGCTCAATGGCGTCGTCCTCAACAAGTCCCAGGACGCACAACTGGTCCTGCTCAACATGCCAGGGCCCCCCAAAAACCGGCAGGGAGACGAGAACT ACATGGAGTTTCTTGAGGTCCTGACCGAGGGGCTGAACAGAGTCCTCCTGGTCAGGGGTGGCGGCCGGGAGGTGATCACCATCTACTCCTAA